A window from Drosophila nasuta strain 15112-1781.00 chromosome 3, ASM2355853v1, whole genome shotgun sequence encodes these proteins:
- the LOC132791985 gene encoding uncharacterized protein LOC132791985, whose product MRHNCNGFLLATLVTWTLVACNLVSGTTEGQETPLALPVAELTQPTTAIQGEVWEEDDHEVLIRNERGTKSDGLSCRYGKNPWTECDTKTNTRSRTLTLKKGDPACDPTRTIQKKCKKACRYEKGTWSECVTGQMTRSDKLKATSDPSCEATRVIKKNCKPGKSKDKSAKEQRKNKDKAARKGRV is encoded by the exons ATGAGACATAATTGCAACGGGTTTTTGCTCGCCACGCTTGTGACATGGACgcttgtggcatgcaactTAGTTAGTGGCACCACAGAGGGCCAGGAAACGCCATTGGCACTGCCCGTCGCCGAACTGACGCAACCCACAACAGCCATCCAGGGCGAGGTCTGGGAGGAGGATGATCACGAGGTCTTAATACGCAATGAGCGTGGCACAAAGAGCGATG GGCTCTCGTGTCGTTATGGCAAGAATCCATGGACCGAATGTGATACCAAGACCAACACGCGTTCACGTACCTTGACATTGAAAAAGGGCGATCCTGCCTGCGATCCAACACGCACCATTCAAAAGAAGTGCAAAAAAG cGTGCCGATATGAGAAGGGCACCTGGTCCGAGTGTGTCACAGGACAAATGACCCGATCTGATAAATTGAAGGCGACTAGCGATCCTTCATGCGAAGCAACACGCGTCATCAAGAAGAACTGCAAGCCCGGCAAGTCCAAGGACAAGAGCGCCAAGGAACAGCGCAAGAACAAGGACAAAG CCGCTCGCAAGGGACGTGtctaa
- the LOC132788281 gene encoding serine protease 1-like, with translation MRVLVIFALAFAFVSASILNYEQASVRDSPDVGIIRGHDASPGQFPYQVRLIMRNNTANKEKTCGGSLISNTWVLTAAHCTFGAETVIVRMGSILKLSPLIEHTVTRENIVIHENFNKNTLVNDISLIRIPRVKFNKFIEAVKLPELKSRPDTYTGHDSIATGWGLTWNASNMYPDVLQYTHFMILSMNICTASWGNEITKSNLCVSTKLGNSICVGDSGGPLVDFPSMVQIGVSSFVTQNCSTERPAVFVRVTSYLGWILRFIKS, from the exons ATGAGAGTGCTTGtaatatttgctttggcttttgccttCGTCTCAGCATCGATTCTAAATTATGAACAAGCTTCGGTTCGCGATAGTCCCGATGTTGGCATTATTAGAGGACATGACGCTTCGCCTGGTCAGTTTCCCTACCAAGTCCGACTTATAATGCGGAACAATACagcaaataaagaaaagacGTGTGGTGGCTCCTTGATTAGCAACACTTGGGTTCTTACGGCGGCCCATTGTACATTCGG GGCGGAAACTGTCATCGTTAGAATGGGCAGCATTTTGAAATTGTCTCCACTGATAGAGCACACCGTGACCAGAGAGAATATTGTTATCCATGAGaactttaacaaaaatactttggTCAACGATATCTCACTCATTCGCATTCCACGTgttaaattcaacaaattcatTGAAGCGGTTAAGCTGCCAGAGCTGAAGTCACGTCCCGATACCTACACTGGACACGACTCGATTGCCACAGGCTGGGGACTTACTTGGAACGCTAGTAATATGTACCCCGATGTACTGCAGTATACACACTTTATGATCTTGAGCATGAACATTTGCACAGCATCATGGGGCAATGAGATCACTAAATCAAATCTTTGCGTTTCTACTAAACTGGGCAACTCCATTTGCGTTGGTGACTCTGGTGGCCCATTGGTAGATTTTCCCAGCATGGTTCAGATCGGTGTGAGCTCCTTTGTTACCCAAAATTGCTCGACGGAAAGGCCGGCTGTCTTTGTAAGAGTGACAAGTTACCTTGGGTGGATATTGCGATTTATTAAATCCTAA